CGATATAAGAGAAGAAAACAATATTGCAGATATAAATTTGGAAATTGTAAAACAAGTTGAAAATATTATGAGAGTTGAACATGTTTCTCCTAGTTTAGAGAAATTTAAAATGAAAACACTTGGGGATAATTAATTTGTTAAATCATTCGGGAATAAATTTGATGAAAAATTTTTTGTCATTTTTAATACTATTATTATCAAATTCATTTATTTTTTTCTCTTGTAATCAATCTGATGAAGAAATAACTCAATTAAAATTATGGTACAAAGAACCAGCAAATGCAAGAATTCCGGATAATGAAAATCCTTGGATTGATGATCCAGAATGGTTAAAAGCACTTCCTCTGGGAAATGGATCACTAGGAGCAATGGTTTACGGAGATGTTAATTTTGAAAGGATTCAATTAAATGAAGAAAGTATGTGGTCGGGAAGTCCGGATGAGAATAATAATCCCGAATCATTTCCAGCAATCTCCAAAATAAGAAAATTACTTTTTGATGAAAAATATAGAGAGGCTTCTGAACTAACTGCAAAAACTCAAATTTGTAAAAGTTACGGTTCTGGGAATGGTAATGGAACAAATGTACCTTATGGTTCATTTCAAACTTTAGGTAATCTTTGGATAAATTTTTCTAATAACACAGAATACGGTAATTATTATCGTGAATTAAATCTCAACAATGCAGTTGCGAAGGTTTCTTATACTCAAAATAGAGTAAATTTTACAAGAGAAATTTTTACATCTTTCCCAGATCAAGTAATGGTTCTAAAGTTAACATCAGATAAACCGAAACAAATTTCGTTTGAATGTAAATTAGATAGACCCGAACGGTTTTCAACCAAAACTGAAAATAATCAATTAATTATGTTTGGTGAACTTAATGATGGCAAAGGCGGAAACGGGTTAAAATATATTTCGCGATTAAAAATCAAAAATGTAAACGGAAAAATTAATTACACTGATTCTTCTATTGTTATTGAAAATTCTGATGAAGTAATTTTATTCTTAACAGCATCAACAAATTATTTACTAAAATATCCTAATTATATTGGCAGAGATTATATAAACATTAGCAATACTAATATTGAAAATGCATTTAAAAAGGATTATGAGGAATTATATTATAATCATATTAGGGATTATCAAAAATATTATAACCGAGTAAATTTCAACTTAACTAATAATGAAAAGGATACAATTCCAACTGATCTTAGAGTTCAGAATTTTAAAGAAAATAAAAATGACTTAAAATTAGTTGAATTGATTTTTCAATACGGAAGATATCTTCTAATTTCATCATCAAGACCCGGAAAACTACCCGCAAATCTTCAAGGAATTTGGACTAATAAAATTCAAACTCCGTGGAATGGTGATTATCATACAAATATAAATGTTCAAATGAATTATTGGCCAGCGGAAATTACAAATCTAAGTGAAATGCATCTTCCATTATTTAACTTAATTGAATCTCTTGTAATACCCGGAAAACAAACAGCAAAAGTTCACTATAATGCAAATGGCTGGGTTATTCATCCAATAACAAATGTTTGGGGTTATACAGCTCCGGGAGAAAATTCAAGTTGGGGAATGCATTTAAGTGCAAGCGCATGGCTTTGTTCTCATATTGGCGAACACTATAAATTTACTTTGGATAAAAATTTTCTAAAAGAAATGTTCCCGGTTCTAAAATCATCTGTTGAATTTTATTTGGATTGGCTTGTTGAAGATCCAAAATCTGGTAAATTAGTTTCCGGTCCAGCTGGTTCGCCGGAGAATTCATTTATTGCACCGGATGGAAGTAAATGCCAAATATCTATGGGACCAGCTCATGATCAACAACTTATTTGGAATTTATTTAATAATTTTATTTTCACTTGCAAAGAATTAAAAATCAGCAATGAATTTGTTGAAAAGGTTAAAATTTCTCAAGAAAGATTACAAGGTCCAAAAATTGGAAGTGATGGCAGACTTTTGGAGTGGAATGAAGAATTTCAAGAAGTTGAACCGGGCCATCGTCACATGTCACATTTAATTGCACTTCATCCGGGTTCTCAAATTTCACTTTCTAAAACTCCGGAACTTGCAAAAGCTGCTAAAAAATCTCTTCAATATAGAATTGATAATGGCGGCGGTCATACTGGTTGGAGCGCAGCTTGGTTAATTAATTTATATGCAAGATTGCAAGAATCTGAAAATGCAAAAAAAAGTTTAGATGTTGTTTTATCAAAAAGTACAAGCCCTAATTTATTTGGTCAACATCCTCCGTTTCAAATGGATGCAAATTTCGGAACAACATCAGGAATTGCAGAAATGCTTTTAACAAGTAATGATGATGAAATTCAACTTTTACCGGCACTACCAAAAGAATGGAACAACGGAAAAGTAAGTGGACTTTGTGCTAAAGGCGGTTTTGAAGTTGATATGAAATGGAAAAATGGCGAATTAATTTATGCAAAAATAATTTCTAAGAATGGAAAGTTTTGTAAAGTAAAATATAAAAATAAAGTCGCAAGTTTTAATACTGAAATAGGGGATGAGTATTATCCATTTAATGATTAAAATTATTTTTTTTATACTCAATTAAAAATTTACCAGAAGTTAAATTAAATTCGCCAATTGCAATTCCTTTTTCTTGATTATTTATTGCAAATAAATAATCTTTAAATTCTTCCGGATGTCTCAGAACACAAGAATAATTCATAGGAATATTCAATTCATATTTATAGATATTAGTACTAATGCTCTCCCAACTTACTTCAACTTTATAATTTTCATCAATTGGTACTTCACCTTTTGCCCAAGTAATTTTCTCATTTTTAAATGGCGTAAATTTTATTGTTTTATAACCCGGTTTCTCCGGTGTAATTCCAAGTATTTCACTTGACATAAAAAATAATGGCGAACCACCCCATGCATGACTATAATCCCCAACATAGCCAAGTTCTGTTTCATCTTGCCAATTTTCTTTTAAAGTGTAAGTTTCTAAATCAATTCCGTTTTTCCATTTATCTAAAAGTCTTAAACCATCTGTACTAAATTTATTAATCTTTGTTAGCGCAGAAAGAACATAATATGTAAAATAAGGTTGCAAATCAATTTTTTCTTGAGCGATCACATAATTCATTATTTCATCTTGTTTTTCTCTCGGTGCAATATCATATAAAACTGCAAGCGTATTTACATGCGGACTATATGTTACAATATTCTCATCTTCCGGTAACCAGAAATGTTTTTTTACATTGCTTAAAAACGGAATTCCATCTTTGTAGAGTTTTTGTTTTTCATCCCACAAATGTTTATTAAAAGCTGTTTTAATTTTGGAAGCTAACGCAATATTTTTTTCTTTTTCAAAATCATTGCCAACAATTTCATTTAACTTTGAAGCTTCAATTAATGATTTGTAATAAAAAGCTGTAAGATAACCGGTACCAATTACTGAAGGGGGATGATGTGCATTAAACTTATCAATTTTTATCCAATCCATAAACATATAATCCGGAGCTTGAGAAAGTAAAAACTTTTCATCAAGAAATTTTGAAAACAATTCGTTTAATTGATTAACATGAGGTAAAAGTTCTTTAACAATTCCAACATCTCCTGAATAACGAAAATAATCTACCAACCATTGAACCCAAAGCAGCGAATAACTTGTATGAAACATATCGTAATTATTTTTCTCAAGCATCTTTGCAGTTTTTATTAAATCTTGTCTTGCTAACCATTTATCGCCAAAAGCATAATAATTTGATAATGATTCAATTAAATAATCACCGGTACATGCAAGCGGCTCTTGATGCAGCGGAGAATCTAAATATAAACTTTGCATACACATTTGTGTTGTGGAACGGATAATATTCCACAGCATTGTATAGAATTCATCGGAACAAGAAAAACTTCCACTATAAGAAATTGGATATGAAGAATATTCAATACCCAACGAATTAATTTTTATTCCTTTCTTGGAGGATATTTGAAATGTTAGATATCTAAAAACATTTAGATACGGAATTGAAAAATCATTTACACCATCTTTACATATAAAAATAATTTTTCTATTAGCTCTTTTTTTTTCGATCGGAATAATTTTAATTGTATCATTTTTATATGCCGTAATTTTAAATGAATAAAATCCGGAAATATTTTTTCCGAAATCTAAAGTTATTTCAGTTTCACAAAAAGATTTATTAAGCAGACTATTTTTTTCAATTAATAATTCACCACTTTTTGTTTTTTCGATAATTATTATCGGTTGAATTTTATGTTTAAAGGAAATGGGAATTTTACTTTGCAATAAATAGTCATCAATTTTAAAATTAACTATTGAGGCAATACTCCAACCTTCATCATTAAAATTTTCATCAAACCAATTTTTAGGTTCAAGATTAGAATTAAATGAAAAGCAATTATTAATATTTCCATAACTTGTATCAATCACACATTTCCAAGTTTCGTCGGTTGAAATTATTGTTTCATTTTTACTAGTATCCAAGTCACAAATAAATTTGCCTTTTCCGGAAGTCGTTTCAGATAAAACCAAATCAAATGAAAGTACTTCAACAGCTAAAATATTTTCACCTAATTTCAATTCTTTTAAAACATTATGAGAAGTGAAAAACCAATGGTTGGGAGGATTTTTATCTTCGTAATCGCTCCCTATATTTGGCGGACCAAATGCAATTAACTTATTGTTTAGGTAAGCTCTAAAAGAAACGTCACCGGTTATACTTAATACTGATAGTTCCGGTAAATTTTTTAAGGTAAACTTTTTTCTGAATAATGCTCTGTATTTTTTATTTCTTTCCGGATTATTATTAATCCACGTAGAAAATGATTCTTGATATTCTTTATAAATTTTATTGTTTACCCAAATCCATTTGCCATTCCAATTCTTTTTTATAAATAATTCATTTGGATTGAAATTAGTGTTTTTGACATATACACCGGAATAATCTGAAATTGAATTATATGCATGATCATTTGTTAAAAATTTATTTTGCGAAATAATATTATTAATTCCTATACAAAAACAGAATAACAAATAAATAATATTTTTCATTTCGGTTATTGATTTCCAAAAAAAAATTAATCAAAAACAAAATCGCCGTTTTCTATCGACCAATCATTTCCATAAAATCCAGCCGCACATATCCCTTGATCTTTTTTCTCAAGAATTTTTGAATTAAAAATTGTAATATCCGGAAATGAAGAGCCGGGTTTTAAGTAAGGTCGCATATATGATAATTTAATTCCGTTCTCACCGGTACCGGCAATTATTCCAACTAAATTTTTATCACTTCCCTTTTTGGGATAAACAGCATAACAAGCTAAATTATTTCCATCAACAATATTTTTACCAATTGAAATTTTTTCGTTTGATATTTTTAACGGAGAATTTTCGAGCAGAATTTTATAAGCACTATTTTGATTTTCACTTCCATAAAGAAAAATATTATTGTCATTATATTTTTCGGGATTGAAATCTTTATCGGCAACAATTTCAAAAGCACCATTTCCCACATACCAAAACATTTCTGAATCATATCTTACTTTTGCTAAGATTTCATCATTTTGTTTTTGTGTACCATTTGTTCCGTAAACTAAAATCAAATTTTCCCTAAACAAATCTTTAAATGAGCCATATCGTAAAGGATTTTTTTCTTGATAATTAATAGTTTCAGAAAAATACCAATTCTTTCCATCATTGATTAAATAAATTTTATCATTATTGCTTACTCCGCTTAATTCTTCATTGTTTATCAAAAACTTTATATGTGAATTTTCTGATAATCCTAATTGATTTACATCAACAGAAAATGTTTTAATATTGTTTGTATTTACTCTAAAAATATTTACTTCAGGAACAAATTCAATATCAATATTACTGAATTCAAAAAGTTCATTTTGTTGTTCTATAGTAACCCAATAATTTTTTGAAGAAATTCCCGGTGCCGCTGTTGTGAAAGATAATTTTTTAATTCTATTCAAAGATCGAGAATGTCTGGCAAAAAAATCAAACATGGGAGTCCAATCCACACAATCAGTTCCAGGTTTTACAGTATCAATATCCCACCAGTGTTCCATTCCCGGCTCAAAATGTGAATCATAATCTTTATGAAATTTTTCTAATGTTCTCAACATACTCTTTGCTTGAAATGGACTAACAACACTATCAGCATCACCATGAATAACATAAACACCAAGTTGAGAATAATTTGGAGCTAAAGTGTAAGTATCACTTTGCTTTGATGCTTTTGTATACATTTTTTGAATATCACCTAGCTTATTTTGATCTTCTCTGTATCTATAACTCCAAAGCGAAATCCAGCCGGCACTTGGTCCAATTGCCGCAAACTGATCGGGATAATTTGCACCAAGATACCAAGTTCCATGTCCGCCCATTGAATGCCCGGTTAAATAAACTCTATTTTCATCAACATTAAATTTTTGTTTTGCAATATTTAAAACTTCCATTGCATCAATTCGTCCGATATCTTCCCAATTAAATCCGTAAGGTCGGCGGTTTGTAGGACAAACAATATTTCCCCACTCTTTATTTGAATAAGAACCAGCTTGGTTTATCGCTTCCACACTTGCGCCGTGTACAGATAAAAACAAAGCTTGTTTATCTTCCGGATTTAAATTTGAAGAAGGTTTTACAGCATAATATTGTACACTTCCATCAATTGAACTTATAAATGTTTGCTTGTATGCGTCAAGTTTGTCAACACATTTCAGTTTTATTTCTTGTTCATCCGTAATTTTCCCATCAACAATTAATTGAATTTTTAGAATTTCATTTTCCGAACTTTTAGCAATTCCGGAGAAATTAACTCTAACTTTTCTAATAGAAATTGGAATGATTTGTTGAACATCTGTAATTGTGACTTCCCCATCTTGATTGATCACTTTTATTTTTGCACCTTTCAAAGTTTCATCTTGTGCATTAACAATAACAATTCCTCCAAAATTATTGTAAGGTTCATTCTTAAAAATATCTGGTAAAGTATTATCATTTAGATTAAAAAATACCGGCGATTTTATTTGATGCAATACTGCTTTCATTCTGCCAAAATTCATCTGAAATAAAAATTCATTTTTCCCTTTTTTTATTTTTATTGGAAGGAATGAATTATTAAAATTTGGTTCCCAGCTTTCGTAATTTTCTTTTGTTCCATAAATATTTCCAATTCGCGGTTCACCATTTACAAAAACATTATAATAAGTATACCCCTCAAGTAACATTATTTTTTCTTTATCGGATTCATATTTATGATATAAGTATGAACCTCGAAGATTCCGATCTTCAAACCAACCGTTATCTTCA
The nucleotide sequence above comes from Ignavibacteriota bacterium. Encoded proteins:
- a CDS encoding prolyl oligopeptidase family serine peptidase, producing the protein MKNTLLIFVIIILFQNIFAQEKIVISNGLAIKINPPDRRSLSQIDPIEAAIVNGNWSEPKENDVIKIDTITSQWISVQAEDNGWFEDRNLRGSYLYHKYESDKEKIMLLEGYTYYNVFVNGEPRIGNIYGTKENYESWEPNFNNSFLPIKIKKGKNEFLFQMNFGRMKAVLHQIKSPVFFNLNDNTLPDIFKNEPYNNFGGIVIVNAQDETLKGAKIKVINQDGEVTITDVQQIIPISIRKVRVNFSGIAKSSENEILKIQLIVDGKITDEQEIKLKCVDKLDAYKQTFISSIDGSVQYYAVKPSSNLNPEDKQALFLSVHGASVEAINQAGSYSNKEWGNIVCPTNRRPYGFNWEDIGRIDAMEVLNIAKQKFNVDENRVYLTGHSMGGHGTWYLGANYPDQFAAIGPSAGWISLWSYRYREDQNKLGDIQKMYTKASKQSDTYTLAPNYSQLGVYVIHGDADSVVSPFQAKSMLRTLEKFHKDYDSHFEPGMEHWWDIDTVKPGTDCVDWTPMFDFFARHSRSLNRIKKLSFTTAAPGISSKNYWVTIEQQNELFEFSNIDIEFVPEVNIFRVNTNNIKTFSVDVNQLGLSENSHIKFLINNEELSGVSNNDKIYLINDGKNWYFSETINYQEKNPLRYGSFKDLFRENLILVYGTNGTQKQNDEILAKVRYDSEMFWYVGNGAFEIVADKDFNPEKYNDNNIFLYGSENQNSAYKILLENSPLKISNEKISIGKNIVDGNNLACYAVYPKKGSDKNLVGIIAGTGENGIKLSYMRPYLKPGSSFPDITIFNSKILEKKDQGICAAGFYGNDWSIENGDFVFD
- a CDS encoding glycoside hydrolase family 95 protein, with product MKNFLSFLILLLSNSFIFFSCNQSDEEITQLKLWYKEPANARIPDNENPWIDDPEWLKALPLGNGSLGAMVYGDVNFERIQLNEESMWSGSPDENNNPESFPAISKIRKLLFDEKYREASELTAKTQICKSYGSGNGNGTNVPYGSFQTLGNLWINFSNNTEYGNYYRELNLNNAVAKVSYTQNRVNFTREIFTSFPDQVMVLKLTSDKPKQISFECKLDRPERFSTKTENNQLIMFGELNDGKGGNGLKYISRLKIKNVNGKINYTDSSIVIENSDEVILFLTASTNYLLKYPNYIGRDYINISNTNIENAFKKDYEELYYNHIRDYQKYYNRVNFNLTNNEKDTIPTDLRVQNFKENKNDLKLVELIFQYGRYLLISSSRPGKLPANLQGIWTNKIQTPWNGDYHTNINVQMNYWPAEITNLSEMHLPLFNLIESLVIPGKQTAKVHYNANGWVIHPITNVWGYTAPGENSSWGMHLSASAWLCSHIGEHYKFTLDKNFLKEMFPVLKSSVEFYLDWLVEDPKSGKLVSGPAGSPENSFIAPDGSKCQISMGPAHDQQLIWNLFNNFIFTCKELKISNEFVEKVKISQERLQGPKIGSDGRLLEWNEEFQEVEPGHRHMSHLIALHPGSQISLSKTPELAKAAKKSLQYRIDNGGGHTGWSAAWLINLYARLQESENAKKSLDVVLSKSTSPNLFGQHPPFQMDANFGTTSGIAEMLLTSNDDEIQLLPALPKEWNNGKVSGLCAKGGFEVDMKWKNGELIYAKIISKNGKFCKVKYKNKVASFNTEIGDEYYPFND